Part of the Besnoitia besnoiti strain Bb-Ger1 chromosome Unknown contig00015, whole genome shotgun sequence genome is shown below.
ACCACCCGCACTCTGAAGCCAGTGCAAAACCAGGGGGTTTGCTCTGTATTGCCCCCGAATCCAATTGATTTAACCTTGTTCAGCATGTCGTTCAACTTCTACCGTAAAACGGCCAGCGACCGGAAAGACGAGGACCCGGCATGCATTCGTTGCTACGGAGGCGTGCCTGCGAGCTCGATGTTATGGCCCTCGTACAGCCGCGTCACAGGCTCGACAGAGTATCTTCTGCAGTATCCCGCCGTGCTATACAGATGCGTTACTTTATCACGCCGAACCTTACGATATGTTCACACCGTAACCGTAACACCGTGAACGAACCTTTCCCACGACGCGATGGATGGCACTATCGCTCACAGCCTGCGAATCTATGAGTGGTACCAGCAGGCGTTCTCATGGCCCCACGTAGCAAGGCGGGCTAGCGGCGTTCATAACCTAAGTGGATAGAAAGCCATATCGCCAGACGGATGAAGTGTGATCGATGCCGCTGTACCTTAGAATGCTTTGAGCAagcggaaaaagaaaaccaTTTTCGAACAGCAGGGGTAGATGCGCTCGATGTCCGAGGAACCGTTGCGGGTATCGCTCCCTACGACGGCGAGTTCTGTTAGTTCGAGGGCGCCAGGTGGACAACGACAGGCAACAGTCGATCAAAACTCcctccgcccgcctcgaGAAAAGGGCTGAGCTTGCTGCCGTTAACATAAGCAAGACACAAGATGTATGCATTACATCTTATCACCAAGCTCTACCCATTTTCTTGAATCCTCTGATGCTCCAGTCGGCGGATCAGCAGACCGTACCAAACAGTAAGGATGAATCTGCTCAAGTTTGCTTGTCATATTCAACCCCTCTATGACGCTACGAGGAGACACTGTCTTCACCTTGCTACTCGATTGTACTATATCTCCAAAAAGCTAATCTCAAAGTGAGACGCACCCGCACCGCTGGTGCTCTGTCACTTCCCTCCGGAAGGATTCCATTAGTCGTCACAAATTCCTGCTGTGTTTACTCGGAGCGCATACGGTAACAATGCGACTTCATATCGCGCAGCTTCCCGTGCAGTAAAGGGCTCAGGTGCCCGCTCTCCTTCTTGCCGTTGGGTACCAAGCACAGTGTGAACGTCAAAGCGTTAGATGTAGTTGTCAAGAAGACTAGAAACACGTTTTCGTAGCTCCAGCATGCAACACATTATGGCGAAGgccaaaaaaaaaaaaacagtcGAAGGAAGGCGCGAGATGGCGTCGGCATCAAGGTACGACGATCGCTCCCTAACACACGGGGTTTTTTCAGGTAATCCGAAGCAATCACAAAGCCTCAAAGTTAAACATACGTCGACTCCGCCCTTCCAGAATATGAATATCTGAACTTAGACGGTAAGGACACCCCCCTTCTCTACTGGTGGTCTTCCAACTGTTGAAATGTGCCTTCGTAATTAACAACATCCAAACAGCAACGGCGGGGGAACATGGAACACCGGTAATGCCTCCTCCGTTGTCAGGGACGAAAAGATTGCTTCTCTGAGACGACATATATCATCACTTACCAGATCTTCCCGTCAACCCCCAAACCCTACGTACGACGTCAATCTTTTCGGTCATTGGGTAGGTTTTCAGGCCAAAATGTCACATTCGGAGGATTCACAAGTAGATCAGCAAGCAGTAGTACAGACGCCAATACTAGAAGGAGCAAAACGACATCGGCTGCCGCCACGATGAACTCCCCTCTTGTAAACGGAACCTGAAACAGCTGAGCCATCAGAGTCCGGTGTCCCCTTTGAGGGCGCCTGCGATGCGCCGGAGAATCTTCCCGCGAGTTAGCTCGTGGGAGGCCGGTGGCCTCCGTACTCTCGCTGATAGAAACAACGCCTGGACCAGCCACCTGCGAAAACACATCGTAGACTCGGGCGGAAGAATTCAGAACCATCCGAGTGATGACTGTCCTCCGCTATTCTGAGCGAGAATCAAAGTGACTGCTCACGTTCAGAGAATCTCAAATCTGAAACGAGAATAACGCTCAAAAGACCAATTGTCCAAAGTGCAGTGCCACTAGCGTGAAAGAGAACTGCCAAACAGCCAAGTGTCCGAGACGCAAGGATGATAAGGATGCAGCAGATCGATTCGAACCCCCCCCCCAAGGGTGTGCCCTtttgctctctctgctgtaGGCGACCCCGTGCATGTGCGCAACTCCCACGAGCCGCACGGTGCTCAGCTGGGCGTATTCGTAACGCGCGGATGCGTCTCGCCAGCAGCTAAAAGACTTCTGGAAGAACCATCCCTCCTTCCTCGGCCGTTAATTCATCGATGAATGCTTGACTTTATGCGACGAAAATTGCTCACCCCTCTGCCGGGCTGAACAACAGCCGCCGGTGCGCATCCCCCACGAGCAAGCTCGGGTGACTCGCAGCTCTCCTCTGTCGCAGGGGCAGGCGAAGCACAGACTCCCTGGTCGGTGCGCAGCTGAGCTTGTTGCCTAAGAGGCTCCGGTAAATCCTGCGGAAAGGGAAGTACAAAGAACCGCACAGACGGCGAACACACCACGCATCAGCCGCGAATACTGGGCTGCAGCTCTTGACCGGAGAGGGGGCGACCTCTGGCATGTGAGCATATGAGGTCACCATATGGCCTACACCAGTGCCTACAAGCTCTCTTGTGCTGATGACTCACTGGAAGCGCACTGGATGGGGCAGCGCAAGCCTCCTCGACGAGCTCTTTGTTTGATTTTCCACACGCCGGGCAGGCCCAGGTGACTGATTCGAGCGCCAGCTGCCTGCGTACCTGTTCGACACGAGCAACAGTGAAGGATACACAAGTCACGATTATGGATTCACCCGTCGTCGGTAGCGCGCACTGGGATCGACTTGTTTCAGTGGCTTGACGTGTGAGCGATGCGGAATATGGCTGAGCAGGTAGCATGCACGCACGATTGCCGCACGCAAACATTCGGGCCCCGCACAATTGAACCAAATGATCCCTTAATGCTCTCTTTGTGAGAACCGTCTCTATTTCTTGCTGAGCGGAGGCTTACTTTCTCCGGCTTGTCAAGTGAATGAAGGGCGCCACCAGCTGGAGTcgggaagaaggcgcacaGAGCGTCAAGGAGGGTTCGGATACCC
Proteins encoded:
- a CDS encoding ubiquitin-conjugating enzyme subfamily protein (encoded by transcript BESB_027610); this translates as MQGVGNPGRTGANSSLGHTATAQCIARILREYREIQRTPSPHWCTKPLQVDEPYEWHFTLRGPKDSHFEGGLYHGRIVLPKNYPFAPPSLVMLTQNGRFEVGKKVCLSASSYHPELWQPAWGIRTLLDALCAFFPTPAGGALHSLDKPEKVRRQLALESVTWACPACGKSNKELVEEACAAPSSALPDLPEPLRQQAQLRTDQGVCASPAPATEESCESPELARGGCAPAAVVQPGRGVAGPGVVSISESTEATGLPRANSREDSPAHRRRPQRGHRTLMAQLFQVPFTRGEFIVAAADVVLLLLVLASVLLLADLLVNPPNVTFWPENLPNDRKD